One Enterococcus silesiacus genomic window carries:
- a CDS encoding carboxymethylenebutenolidase, which produces MKKWQKRLLWFLGVFVLVILVGLFYIKTITYTPTTMAVEASQKASNENGTLFFKGDKEKPALIFYQGALVESASYSIWAEKVAEAGFSVYLVKEPLNLAVLGQNKAEEVIRSNHLTSYVIGGHSLGGVMASRFAAEQDNNALKGVFFLASYPDEKGSLTKFKGQVLSVTGSVDGVLNWQSYDQAKKDLPEQTIFEEIKGGNHAGFGSYGEQKGDKPAQINNDEQQQEVANLLIEWLKTIK; this is translated from the coding sequence TGGTGGGATTATTCTACATAAAAACCATTACCTATACACCTACGACAATGGCTGTAGAAGCATCTCAAAAAGCAAGCAATGAAAATGGTACACTATTTTTCAAAGGGGATAAAGAGAAACCCGCTCTGATTTTTTATCAGGGAGCTTTGGTTGAAAGTGCCAGTTATAGCATTTGGGCTGAAAAGGTAGCAGAGGCCGGATTTTCAGTCTACCTAGTAAAAGAACCGTTGAATCTAGCTGTTTTAGGCCAAAATAAAGCAGAAGAAGTTATTCGCTCTAATCATCTAACCAGTTACGTGATTGGCGGACATTCACTAGGTGGTGTTATGGCTAGTCGCTTTGCTGCTGAGCAAGACAATAATGCATTAAAAGGTGTATTTTTCCTAGCAAGTTATCCTGACGAAAAAGGCAGTCTTACAAAGTTTAAAGGACAAGTACTGTCAGTGACAGGTTCTGTTGATGGTGTTTTGAATTGGCAATCCTATGATCAGGCAAAAAAAGACTTACCTGAACAAACTATTTTTGAAGAAATCAAAGGTGGAAACCATGCTGGATTCGGCAGTTACGGTGAACAAAAAGGCGACAAGCCAGCTCAGATTAATAACGACGAGCAACAACAAGAAGTCGCCAATCTGTTGATTGAATGGCTAAAAACGATCAAATAA
- a CDS encoding ferredoxin, translating into MLCKIIPEKCIACGLCQVYAPEIFDYNDDGIVILKNDNEAYQEFVPESERNNALTAYRKCPVRAIEITEK; encoded by the coding sequence ATGTTATGTAAAATAATTCCTGAAAAATGTATTGCTTGTGGTCTGTGCCAAGTATATGCACCAGAAATTTTCGATTATAATGATGATGGAATCGTCATTTTAAAAAATGATAACGAAGCTTATCAGGAGTTTGTTCCTGAAAGTGAAAGAAACAATGCCTTAACAGCGTACCGCAAATGTCCTGTTCGTGCAATAGAGATTACAGAAAAATAA
- a CDS encoding recombinase RecQ, which produces MDLEQRLFENFGFHTFKPGQKAVIEHLLKKQDTLAVLPTGTGKSLCYQFVGQMIEGTVLIVSPLLSLMEDQVTQLQKKGETRVIALNSSLSFLEKQYVLAHLSEYKFVLISPETLTQKEVRHKIASLKIALFVIDEAHCVSQWGVDFRPEYTKLAGIQEECGYPLTLALTATATPAVKKEILQQVFTQRKEISEVIFSVDRPNIGLIVEQIAEKDDRLISYLTQLRNKGIIYCATRKTAEKIHRLIKDTTNVKSAFYHGGLTANERSLLQQQFVSNQLDVLCATNAFGMGIDKPDVRFVLHYDCPDSLENYVQEIGRAGRDGQASLAILLYQKGDESIHYYFQSESRLDRELLNELNVNNLQKHENLLPELNEIQQKWLQGYLEKEYTIEELEQRLLRKEKERQQQLSVMLNYINEEKCRRTFIQQYFSEKIDQTKQENCCDRCGLSFDNYKEQIVQSPEENEISEQWEDILIRLFKE; this is translated from the coding sequence ATGGATTTAGAGCAACGACTATTTGAAAATTTTGGTTTTCACACATTTAAGCCAGGTCAAAAAGCTGTCATCGAGCATCTGTTAAAAAAGCAAGACACACTAGCGGTTTTGCCTACAGGAACGGGAAAATCTTTATGTTATCAATTTGTTGGTCAAATGATCGAAGGAACTGTGCTGATTGTTTCCCCATTATTATCATTAATGGAAGACCAAGTGACTCAACTACAAAAAAAGGGTGAGACACGAGTAATCGCATTAAATAGTAGCCTGTCTTTTTTAGAAAAGCAATATGTATTAGCTCATTTAAGCGAGTATAAGTTTGTTTTAATTAGTCCAGAAACCTTGACACAAAAAGAGGTCAGACATAAAATCGCCAGCTTGAAAATTGCTTTGTTTGTAATAGATGAAGCTCATTGTGTGTCCCAATGGGGCGTCGATTTTAGACCAGAATATACCAAGTTGGCTGGAATACAAGAAGAATGCGGTTATCCATTGACTCTGGCATTGACAGCAACCGCGACGCCCGCCGTAAAAAAAGAGATACTTCAGCAAGTATTTACGCAGCGTAAGGAAATTTCTGAAGTGATTTTCTCAGTCGATCGGCCGAATATTGGTTTGATTGTGGAACAAATCGCGGAAAAAGATGATAGGTTGATTTCTTATCTGACACAACTACGCAATAAAGGCATCATTTATTGCGCAACAAGAAAAACAGCTGAGAAGATCCATCGATTAATCAAAGATACGACAAATGTAAAATCGGCATTTTACCATGGCGGTTTAACAGCAAATGAACGCAGTCTTTTACAACAGCAATTTGTCTCGAATCAATTAGATGTTTTATGCGCAACAAATGCTTTTGGTATGGGGATCGATAAACCAGATGTACGTTTTGTGCTTCACTATGATTGCCCTGATAGTCTAGAAAACTATGTTCAAGAAATTGGTCGTGCAGGGCGCGATGGGCAAGCAAGTTTAGCGATTTTGCTTTATCAAAAAGGGGATGAATCCATCCATTACTACTTTCAATCAGAAAGTCGTTTGGATCGAGAACTTTTAAATGAGCTGAATGTCAACAATTTGCAAAAACACGAAAATTTATTACCTGAATTAAATGAAATTCAACAAAAATGGCTACAAGGATACTTAGAAAAAGAATACACAATCGAAGAGTTGGAACAGAGATTATTAAGAAAAGAGAAAGAACGTCAGCAGCAGTTAAGCGTTATGTTAAACTATATTAACGAAGAAAAGTGCCGTCGTACATTCATTCAGCAGTATTTTTCAGAAAAAATAGATCAAACTAAACAAGAAAATTGTTGTGATCGATGCGGCTTATCCTTTGACAATTACAAAGAGCAAATAGTACAATCACCAGAAGAAAACGAAATCTCCGAACAATGGGAGGACATTTTGATAAGATTATTTAAAGAATGA
- a CDS encoding cytidylate kinase gives MKKISIAIDGPASSGKSTVAKILAKKMHYIYCDTGAMYRALTYLAIQQNVDFENEQELATLCLEHTISFKQAEKEQLVFIDGIEVTEAIRQPNVTNAVSIVAKHAAVRNKMVEIQQEIGRLGGVVMDGRDIGTAVLPDAQVKIFLVASVEERAERRFKENQEKGITTDFDTLKKEIEHRDYLDSTREVSPLKQAADAVKIDTTGMNIEEVVLAIEEVIAAKS, from the coding sequence ATGAAAAAGATCAGTATTGCCATCGATGGGCCAGCATCTTCTGGTAAAAGTACAGTAGCTAAGATTTTAGCAAAAAAAATGCATTACATTTATTGTGATACAGGGGCGATGTATCGCGCACTAACCTATCTGGCAATCCAACAAAACGTCGATTTTGAAAATGAACAAGAATTAGCAACACTATGTCTTGAACATACGATTTCGTTCAAGCAAGCGGAAAAAGAGCAGCTCGTTTTTATTGATGGAATCGAAGTGACGGAAGCGATTAGACAACCAAATGTGACAAATGCAGTTTCTATTGTTGCAAAACATGCGGCTGTTCGAAATAAAATGGTGGAAATACAGCAAGAAATCGGACGTTTAGGCGGAGTCGTTATGGATGGTCGAGATATTGGCACAGCAGTATTGCCTGATGCACAGGTTAAGATTTTTCTAGTTGCCAGTGTAGAAGAACGCGCTGAACGACGCTTTAAGGAAAATCAAGAAAAAGGAATTACGACTGACTTTGACACCTTGAAAAAAGAAATCGAACATCGGGATTATCTCGATTCAACTAGAGAAGTATCGCCTTTAAAACAAGCAGCAGATGCTGTGAAAATCGATACAACTGGAATGAACATAGAAGAGGTTGTACTAGCGATCGAAGAAGTCATCGCAGCAAAAAGTTAA
- a CDS encoding 30S ribosomal protein S1 produces the protein MTEDKKVEISNETMEDAMNSVQEVSVGDIVKGEVLAIEDKQVVVGIEGAGIEGVVPAKELSTTQVEDINELVKVGDILDLVVITSIGKDKENGSYLLSKRRLDAKKVWEEIEADFQAGKIIEAPVTNVVKGGLVVDVGVRGFVPASMVEDHFVADFSEYKGQTLTFKIIEIEPSENRLILSHKAVVAAEKNSKKKDILATLHDGDIVEGKVARLTDFGAFIDLGGIDGLVHVSEIAHQHVGKPSDVLTVGDDVKVKILSINPDEERVSLSIKETLAGPWEDIENKAAVGSVLDGTVKRLTSFGAFVEVFPGVEGLVHISQISHKHIATPHEVLQEGDAIQVKVLEVNPDEHRIALSIKALEAKPESQEEPKDVQEYELPEENTGFTMGDILGDALKAQDTDSE, from the coding sequence ATGACAGAAGACAAAAAAGTGGAAATCAGCAACGAAACAATGGAAGATGCAATGAATAGTGTCCAAGAAGTAAGTGTTGGCGACATCGTTAAAGGTGAAGTACTTGCAATTGAGGACAAACAAGTTGTTGTTGGTATTGAAGGTGCAGGCATTGAAGGGGTTGTACCAGCAAAAGAATTATCAACTACACAAGTAGAAGATATCAACGAATTAGTAAAAGTTGGTGACATCTTAGATTTAGTTGTCATTACATCAATTGGTAAAGATAAAGAAAATGGCAGTTATTTACTTTCTAAACGTCGTTTGGATGCTAAAAAAGTTTGGGAAGAAATCGAAGCAGATTTCCAAGCTGGTAAAATCATCGAAGCCCCCGTTACAAATGTTGTAAAAGGCGGTTTAGTTGTTGATGTTGGTGTGCGTGGATTTGTTCCGGCATCAATGGTAGAAGACCATTTTGTTGCTGATTTTTCAGAATACAAAGGACAAACATTAACATTTAAGATTATTGAGATTGAACCTTCAGAAAACCGTTTGATTTTATCTCATAAAGCTGTTGTAGCTGCAGAGAAAAACTCGAAGAAAAAAGATATCTTAGCAACTCTTCATGATGGCGATATCGTAGAAGGAAAAGTCGCTCGTCTAACTGATTTTGGAGCATTTATTGATCTAGGTGGTATTGATGGATTAGTCCACGTTTCTGAAATTGCACATCAACATGTTGGGAAACCAAGTGACGTGTTGACAGTAGGGGATGACGTAAAAGTCAAAATTCTTTCAATCAATCCTGACGAAGAACGTGTTTCTCTATCAATCAAAGAAACTTTAGCTGGACCATGGGAGGATATCGAAAACAAAGCAGCCGTTGGATCTGTTCTTGATGGAACAGTCAAACGTTTAACTAGTTTTGGAGCATTTGTTGAAGTATTCCCAGGTGTTGAAGGGTTAGTTCACATTTCTCAAATTTCACACAAACATATTGCAACACCTCATGAAGTCCTACAAGAAGGTGATGCAATTCAAGTGAAAGTATTGGAAGTTAATCCTGATGAACACCGTATTGCATTAAGTATTAAAGCTTTAGAAGCAAAACCAGAATCTCAAGAAGAACCCAAAGATGTTCAAGAATATGAGTTACCAGAAGAAAATACTGGCTTCACAATGGGTGATATCTTAGGTGATGCTCTAAAAGCACAAGATACTGATTCAGAATAA
- a CDS encoding two-component system response regulator — MCRLLIVSNDVNEQQTLQQSINDSFMNIKVLPPATTEQEALAISEKLLPEILLIAIDHLDIDGFIVKRKIVQQLPNIKVIILTERDNFQSIHQALRCGVIDYLLTPVDFNELKFAIDRCVKSLNQVSLMDVLNNKPTVLAKEQINTILDYIHDHYNEEINLTTLADIMHLNRHYVSRFFKEAVGMNFIDYLTTYRIEKAKQLLMKTEESITEIAGTVGYIDATYFSKLFKKKVGQSPHQFRKQYRGEHTPADLRVIYN; from the coding sequence ATGTGCCGATTATTGATTGTCAGTAACGATGTAAACGAACAGCAAACACTTCAACAATCTATCAACGATTCCTTTATGAATATAAAAGTTTTACCTCCTGCTACGACAGAGCAAGAAGCTTTAGCTATTTCTGAAAAGCTCCTTCCAGAAATTCTTTTGATTGCAATCGACCACTTAGATATCGACGGTTTTATCGTCAAACGTAAAATAGTTCAACAATTGCCAAATATTAAAGTTATTATACTGACTGAACGGGATAATTTTCAAAGCATTCACCAAGCTTTACGTTGCGGTGTGATCGATTATTTATTAACACCTGTTGATTTTAATGAGCTTAAATTCGCTATTGATCGTTGCGTTAAGTCTCTCAATCAAGTTTCATTGATGGATGTCTTAAACAATAAACCTACCGTCTTGGCTAAAGAACAAATCAACACAATTCTGGATTATATTCATGACCATTATAATGAGGAAATAAATTTGACTACCTTAGCTGATATCATGCACTTAAATCGTCACTATGTCAGTCGCTTCTTTAAAGAGGCAGTCGGTATGAATTTTATTGATTATTTAACAACCTATCGTATCGAAAAGGCAAAACAATTATTAATGAAAACAGAAGAGTCAATCACTGAAATTGCTGGAACTGTCGGTTATATCGATGCTACATACTTCAGTAAATTGTTTAAGAAAAAAGTAGGTCAATCACCACATCAATTCCGTAAACAGTATCGTGGCGAACATACGCCCGCAGATTTACGAGTAATTTATAATTAA
- the engA gene encoding ribosome-associated GTPase EngA (EngA; essential Neisserial GTPase; synchronizes cellular events by interacting with multiple targets with tandem G-domains; overexpression in Escherichia coli suppresses rrmJ mutation; structural analysis of the Thermotoga maritima ortholog shows different nucleotide binding affinities in the two binding domains): MANPTIAIVGRPNVGKSTIFNRIAGERISIVEDTPGVTRDRIYATGEWLGREFSIIDTGGIDLSDEPFMDQIKHQAEIAIEEADVIVFVASGREGVTDADELVAKILYRSNKPVILAVNKVDNPEMRNDIYEFYSLGLGDPFPISGSHGLGIGDVLDEAVKHFSTEIEDEDEDTIKFSLIGRPNVGKSSLINAILGEERVIVSEIEGTTRDAIDTHFESEDGQKFLMIDTAGMRKRGKVYESTEKYSVMRAMRAIERSDIVLMVLNAEEGIREQDKKVAGYAHEAGRGIIIVVNKWDTVEKETNTMRDFEEEIREEFRYLDYAPIIFVSALTKQRLNKLPELIELVSMNQNLRIPSALLNDVVMDAIAINPTPTDKGKRLKVFYGTQVAIKPPTFVIFVNEEELMHFSYARFLENQIRKAFTFEGTPIKIIPRRRK, encoded by the coding sequence ATGGCAAATCCAACAATTGCAATTGTCGGGCGCCCAAACGTTGGGAAATCGACGATTTTTAACCGTATAGCTGGTGAGAGAATTTCTATTGTAGAAGATACACCAGGTGTAACAAGAGACCGTATTTATGCCACAGGAGAGTGGCTGGGACGTGAATTTAGTATTATTGATACAGGTGGTATCGATCTAAGTGACGAACCATTTATGGATCAAATCAAGCATCAAGCAGAGATCGCCATTGAAGAAGCAGATGTCATCGTTTTTGTTGCAAGTGGCCGAGAAGGTGTTACTGATGCAGATGAATTAGTAGCAAAAATTTTATATCGTAGTAATAAACCAGTCATTTTAGCTGTCAATAAAGTCGACAATCCTGAAATGAGAAATGATATTTATGAGTTTTATTCTTTAGGCTTAGGCGATCCATTTCCAATTTCTGGAAGCCATGGTTTAGGGATCGGAGACGTTTTGGATGAAGCTGTCAAACATTTTTCTACTGAGATCGAAGATGAAGATGAAGATACGATCAAATTTAGTTTGATTGGACGTCCAAATGTGGGTAAATCATCATTGATCAATGCGATCCTTGGTGAAGAGCGCGTAATCGTTTCTGAAATTGAAGGAACGACCCGTGATGCGATTGACACCCATTTTGAATCAGAAGATGGCCAAAAATTCTTGATGATTGATACGGCTGGTATGCGTAAGCGAGGCAAAGTATATGAGTCCACAGAAAAATACAGTGTCATGCGTGCAATGCGCGCAATTGAACGCTCAGACATTGTTTTAATGGTTCTAAACGCTGAAGAAGGGATTCGGGAGCAAGATAAGAAAGTCGCTGGATATGCTCACGAAGCAGGTCGTGGCATTATTATCGTTGTGAACAAATGGGACACCGTTGAAAAAGAAACCAATACGATGCGTGACTTCGAAGAAGAGATACGTGAAGAATTCCGTTATCTTGATTATGCGCCAATCATCTTTGTATCGGCATTAACAAAACAACGCTTGAATAAATTGCCGGAATTGATCGAATTAGTTAGTATGAATCAAAACCTACGCATTCCGTCAGCCTTATTGAATGATGTAGTGATGGATGCGATTGCCATTAATCCAACACCAACAGATAAGGGCAAACGTTTGAAAGTTTTCTACGGAACGCAAGTAGCGATCAAACCGCCAACATTTGTTATTTTTGTTAATGAAGAAGAATTGATGCACTTTTCATATGCTCGATTCTTGGAAAACCAAATTCGCAAGGCTTTCACTTTTGAAGGAACACCAATCAAAATCATCCCAAGAAGACGGAAGTAG
- a CDS encoding DNA-binding protein has translation MANKAELIENVASSTGLTKKDATAAVDAVFSTIQESLAKGEKVQLIGFGNFEVRERAARKGRNPQTGKEIQIAASKVPAFKPGKALKDAVK, from the coding sequence ATGGCAAATAAAGCAGAATTAATCGAAAACGTTGCATCTTCAACTGGTTTAACTAAAAAAGACGCAACTGCAGCAGTGGATGCTGTATTTTCAACAATCCAAGAATCTCTTGCTAAAGGTGAAAAAGTTCAATTAATCGGTTTTGGTAACTTTGAAGTACGCGAACGTGCGGCTCGTAAAGGACGTAACCCACAAACTGGTAAAGAAATTCAAATCGCTGCAAGTAAAGTACCTGCGTTCAAACCAGGTAAAGCCTTGAAAGATGCTGTTAAATAA
- a CDS encoding nucleotide pyrophosphohydrolase: MKDENQSLHSMQEEVDTYIQQFKTGYFSPLSQMARLTEEVGELAREINHYYGEKSKKIDEKPKTVSEELGDVLFVTMIMANSLDIDLTEAFQNNMDKFNQRDKYRFERKDGQTND, encoded by the coding sequence ATGAAAGACGAAAATCAATCTTTGCATTCTATGCAAGAAGAAGTGGATACGTATATCCAACAATTTAAAACGGGTTATTTTTCTCCATTAAGCCAGATGGCACGATTAACAGAAGAAGTAGGTGAATTAGCAAGGGAAATCAATCACTATTATGGTGAGAAGTCTAAAAAAATAGATGAAAAACCGAAAACTGTTTCTGAAGAGCTAGGTGATGTGTTATTTGTCACGATGATTATGGCTAATTCATTAGATATAGATTTAACAGAGGCATTTCAAAACAATATGGATAAATTCAATCAACGGGATAAATATCGTTTTGAACGAAAGGATGGACAAACAAATGATTAA
- a CDS encoding 4-hydroxy-tetrahydrodipicolinate reductase has protein sequence MIKILVAGFKGKMGATATKMVLNHEGFELVGVLDPFEEKNNLKELAEYPAVDVPIFKTKDDVLSVQPDVWIDFTIPKVAYENTRFAIEHKISPVVGTTGLTDEQLTELTDRSKTSNVGGVIAPNFAVGAVLMMQFAQKAAEYFPDVEIIELHHDNKLDAPSGTAIKTAEMMSEVRTKKMQGHPEEKELIEGARGADFDGMKIHSVRLPGMIAHQQVQFGGIGEGLTIRHDSYDRSSFMTGVALGCEKVVNLDKLVYGLENLL, from the coding sequence ATGATTAAAATTTTAGTCGCTGGCTTTAAAGGGAAAATGGGTGCAACTGCAACAAAGATGGTTTTAAATCATGAAGGTTTTGAATTAGTCGGAGTACTTGATCCCTTTGAAGAAAAAAATAATCTTAAAGAATTAGCAGAATACCCAGCGGTCGATGTGCCGATTTTTAAAACGAAAGATGACGTTCTTTCTGTTCAGCCAGATGTTTGGATCGATTTTACCATTCCAAAAGTTGCCTATGAAAATACACGTTTTGCTATAGAGCACAAAATTTCACCAGTTGTAGGAACGACTGGTTTAACAGATGAACAATTAACTGAATTAACTGATCGTTCTAAGACATCGAACGTTGGCGGGGTGATTGCACCTAACTTTGCTGTGGGTGCGGTTTTAATGATGCAGTTTGCTCAAAAAGCGGCTGAATATTTCCCGGATGTCGAAATTATCGAGCTACATCATGACAACAAATTGGACGCTCCAAGCGGGACGGCGATTAAAACGGCTGAAATGATGAGTGAAGTTCGTACAAAAAAAATGCAGGGGCATCCGGAAGAAAAAGAATTGATCGAAGGAGCACGTGGTGCAGATTTTGACGGAATGAAAATCCACAGCGTTCGTTTGCCAGGGATGATCGCTCATCAGCAAGTGCAATTTGGCGGCATTGGTGAAGGTTTGACAATTAGACATGATTCATATGACCGAAGTTCATTTATGACAGGTGTGGCTTTAGGCTGTGAAAAAGTTGTCAATTTAGATAAATTAGTTTATGGATTGGAAAATCTATTATGA